One Candidatus Poribacteria bacterium genomic window, ATCTGTCTGCGCCCGCTTGGGCTCCCGACGGCACGCGTGTCGCTTTCGGTGTCCACAGTTCAAAGTACGTCGGTATCCGTATTCAAGATATAGAAGGGCAACGCATAAAAGAGATTCAGACGCAGCACCAACAGGTCCGTCAATTGGACTGGGTAGCAGACGGGACACAGATCGCTTATGTTTTGTCGGGCAGCAATCGACCCGGAGAGCGAATTGATAAGCAGTTACATCTATCGGAAACAGTGAGTGCACAGACGCAGAGCGAGATTCTGGAACATACATCGCCATCGTGGTCGCCAATAGGTAAACGATTGGCGTATCTGGAGCGTGAGGACTGCGAGGGTATCCGCTGGAAAGTCTGGGTTTATGACCTTGAAAGCGGTAAGAAGTACCCTATCGCCCGTACGACTATGAAACTGACCGCTGTTGTCTGGATGCCGGACGGCGAGCATCTTTGCTTGTGGCAGACCTCGGATTATTTACGCGATAATGCGTATAAACCCGCGTTGACGCGCGGATGGATCGTGCCGATTGGGATGTAGTAAAAAAGTATGATTCCCGAATTCCTGTCAAGGGACTTTATATTTATCATCAGCAAAATATTTCGACCCATCAATTTGATGAATGCGCCACTCGCCTGATTTTTTTGTGAAGTAAAAACGTCCGATGTCAACGTAACAGACAGAGACAAGAGGAAAATCCACCCTATAGTAGAACATGTTACCTGTCGCGCTTGCTTCTGTCCAAGGCACCTTAACATTTTTGGGACGGATATAAAAGTTGGTCAGCGACCAATTCAGAGCATTCTGGCATTCCCTCCAGAAAGTGGGGAGCCCCCAATTTACTTCAATATAAATTTTAACATCGTACCACCCATAGACAGTGGCAGTGCTAGTTCCATATTCGATTCCCGCTGCTCGGTCTAAGGTTTTGGAAAGTGCCCTCATATCTTTTGATAGATAGGCTTTAGTGAAAGTACGATAGACCTCCTGAATCGCTTCTATTTCGGATTCAAAATCAATATTTCTAAATGCCACTTCGTCTTCTGGGATCTTTTCTATGTAGGACTTATCAATGTAAGGGGCTGTCGGAAAAAGGACAAATTCAATAAATTTGAGAGGCTCCTCGGTGCGTTCTTGGTCAAAGTCAAAATCAATCTCATCCCCACAACTCAGCAGGCATACCGATACGGCTATCGTCAATAGCACAGTCATCCGAGTTCCAAAACTTCTTTTTCGCCACATGATTTCATCTCCAGAAAATGTGCTAATAAGCGAGCATCCTGAGATTGACTGAAAAAGTGACAATCTCATTTGTGAGTGCTATTTCCCTTGGGTCATCAACTTTCGTCATCGTGGCACTCCCCGAGTTCATTGTGAAGTCAATACTCCAGTGAGAAAAGAATTCATAACCGATACCGCCTGAGACAGAAACCCCGGTCTGTCTGGCATTTTCCAATGTAAGCGGGGGTTGCCATGTTACGAGTGTTGCCAATCCGATGTTCCCGACGAAGTAAAGACCTATCCTTCGGAATGGAAAAAACATGAACCCCATTCCGGCTGCTCCATTAGCAACCGTGGTATCGTTGGCGAAATGTTGGAGGGGGAGCCATGAAATGCGGCTCGTGTAGTAGAGTAGGAACTGGTCGGTGAGTCCGTGTCCGATTTTCAACTCTGTGATCAGGGCGGATCTTATGAAACGCTTGGTTGACCAGTCGGTTGCCTGCGTCCCTCTCCAATAGTATTGCGCGAGCGGTTGCGTAAAACTGGTCCCACCGACTCCGACACCCAAGCCAAAAATAAAGCCTTTACGCCTCCCACGGTAGTTTTTCCTTGCCAACCCTCGGTTGTTTGGCGAATAGTGTATCGCGGTGATTCTACCCTCTTTTTTTAGGTATGGGTCGGTATCGTCTGGTAAACTGAACCGTGTGTGTTCTTGTGCGAAACCTGTAGACGGGGATACCCCTGAAAACAGAAGCAAGAAAAATATCGAAACCAGTGTCTGCTGCATGAACCTCCTCGCTGTTCACTAAATCTAAAATGTTGACTACACCATCACTGTTAACATCTTCTTTGCGCCGCGGTAGTTCAGGAAACATGTTGATAATGGCGATGTGATTAGCTGCACGTGCGATGTCGAGTTCATTGCTGCTTCATTGCTCCCCAGGTCGTTGTGAGATTAGTTCCAGGTGCAACGTCGAGGGGTGTATGGTCTTGCTTGTTTTTGGGAAACATGTTGATAATGGCGATATGATTAGCTGCATGTGCGGTGTCGAGAGGTATCTGACCTTGTTTGTTCTTGAGTGAGGGCTTGATGTCCTCATGAGCGAGTAAGGCTTGGACGATCTCCACCTTTTCATACATGACAGCATAGTGCAGCGCAGTCATTCCACCTACATCCTGTGCATTGATGTCAATGGCGGGGTCATCCTCAAGTAATTGCAGTGCATATTCAGGAGGATTGTGTTTGGTCTCAAAGATAAACGGGTATCTGGGCTCGCAACCACCTACCCCTTTTCCGTAATCTACAGAAACATAGTCATCAAAGAAACAATCATCTTTGGCAAGGTTTTCGTAATAGTATTTGTAAAGCCAGACGATGCCACGCTTGTCGTCCTCGCCGATGGCTAGCGGTGTATCGCCAAACCTGTATCCTGCCATCACTGATGCTGGCTGCGTGCCTGTTGTCCACTTCAACCCACCCCGACTACGCATAACTCCCACACGAGCATAAGTATCACTCAAGCCGAAGGTATGCCCAAACTCATGGTTAAGGACCCAGAGCATACGGGGTGTGGTTTTTGTCCCCACTCGCATGACTACTTTGGGTGGGAAAAGCAGCCCTATCCCGGCAAAGGATATTCCTGGAGTGCACTCAAAAGTCACCCGCAGATCGATCTCTCTGAATTCCTCTCCCAATATCTCCCATATTCTCTGCAAGTCTTCAGGTTGATTGCGGTCGAATTGATT contains:
- a CDS encoding ankyrin repeat domain-containing protein gives rise to the protein MKVLKKMRYIFSMLLVVSLPFSVTPVVHGFVTTGHSEGAFPLDEYKLLITKVHKPQWKIGYRYHIDCKPEERQNGKELEDAMSASLRTWLEPLKELQPGRPIVDRFIYELQPDFDPNQFNQFDRNQPEDLQRIWEILGEEFREIDLRVTFECTPGISFAGIGLLFPPKVVMRVGTKTTPRMLWVLNHEFGHTFGLSDTYARVGVMRSRGGLKWTTGTQPASVMAGYRFGDTPLAIGEDDKRGIVWLYKYYYENLAKDDCFFDDYVSVDYGKGVGGCEPRYPFIFETKHNPPEYALQLLEDDPAIDINAQDVGGMTALHYAVMYEKVEIVQALLAHEDIKPSLKNKQGQIPLDTAHAANHIAIINMFPKNKQDHTPLDVAPGTNLTTTWGAMKQQ